The following coding sequences lie in one Hyalangium ruber genomic window:
- a CDS encoding glycoside hydrolase family 15 protein — MRQRIDDYALLGDCHSAALVGRDGAIDWACFPRFDSPAVFCRILDARRGGTFQVCPEGPFQSTRQYLDDTNVLVTTFTAPTGVLEVTDCMPIRLARARSPRVGARYSLLRRLRCVGGEVPTRVVVAPRFEYGAFVPSIRLTSPRTAELVGGADALWVTATRPLVAYEKALRARWHLRAGDEAWVEVAWSSSLVERAPEEMPDLLALRQRLEDTVAFWRDWISRCAYEGEYEREVRRSALVLKALTYLPSGAIVAAPTTSLPEEPGGVRNWDYRYTWLRDTTLTLISLMLLGYQEEALAFRHWLGRTSAGRVEDIQIMYDIRGHRLLPELELAHLEGHRGSRPVRIGNGAVKQLQLDVFGELLEAAWLYAKMGGQVSQNTWGFLRALAEGVCARWRQPDQGLWEVRDEPRHFIHSKLLCWVALDRAVRIARARRFAAPVGRWVRERELIQEYLLREGRRLGWFPQAVGADSADASVLQLPALGFLPVAHPLVSRTVEVVRQRLEKDGLLYRYHSPDGLSGGEGTFLLCSFWLHDVLVHAGRKQEAEELLRHLLRLSNDVGLYAEEAVPSTGEALGNFPQAFTHMALVASCAQLSAGRRFQLPRPGAYDFADFALTYHLGRRSILMSHFSAEAVW, encoded by the coding sequence ATGCGGCAGCGGATCGACGACTACGCCTTGCTCGGCGACTGCCACTCCGCGGCGCTCGTGGGCCGCGATGGCGCCATTGATTGGGCGTGCTTCCCTCGCTTCGACTCGCCCGCGGTGTTCTGCCGCATCCTCGACGCGCGCCGGGGCGGCACCTTCCAGGTGTGCCCCGAGGGGCCCTTCCAGTCCACTCGCCAGTACCTCGATGACACCAATGTCCTCGTCACCACCTTCACCGCGCCGACCGGGGTGTTGGAGGTCACGGACTGCATGCCTATCCGGCTCGCGCGGGCGCGCAGCCCTCGCGTCGGGGCGCGGTACTCGCTGCTCCGGCGGCTGCGCTGCGTCGGTGGCGAGGTGCCCACTCGCGTGGTGGTGGCGCCGCGCTTCGAGTACGGCGCCTTCGTGCCGAGCATCCGCCTCACCTCGCCTCGCACGGCGGAGCTGGTGGGCGGCGCCGATGCGCTGTGGGTGACGGCCACGCGCCCGTTGGTGGCGTACGAGAAGGCCCTGCGCGCCCGCTGGCACCTGAGGGCAGGGGACGAGGCCTGGGTGGAGGTGGCCTGGTCGTCTTCCCTCGTGGAGCGCGCCCCTGAGGAGATGCCGGACCTGCTCGCGCTGCGTCAGCGGTTGGAGGACACCGTGGCCTTCTGGCGCGATTGGATCTCCCGCTGCGCCTACGAGGGCGAGTACGAGCGGGAGGTGCGCCGCTCAGCCCTGGTGCTCAAGGCGCTCACGTACCTGCCCTCGGGAGCCATCGTGGCGGCCCCGACCACCTCCCTGCCCGAGGAGCCGGGCGGGGTGCGCAACTGGGACTACCGCTACACCTGGTTGAGGGACACGACGCTCACGCTCATCTCTCTAATGTTGCTCGGCTACCAGGAGGAGGCGCTCGCCTTCCGGCATTGGCTAGGGCGCACCAGCGCGGGGCGGGTCGAGGACATTCAAATCATGTACGACATCCGGGGCCATCGGCTGCTGCCGGAACTGGAGCTGGCCCACCTGGAGGGCCACCGGGGCTCGCGGCCGGTGCGCATTGGCAACGGCGCGGTGAAGCAACTCCAGCTCGACGTCTTCGGGGAGCTGCTGGAGGCCGCGTGGCTGTACGCGAAGATGGGCGGGCAGGTGTCGCAGAACACCTGGGGTTTCCTGCGCGCGCTGGCTGAGGGCGTGTGCGCGCGGTGGCGGCAGCCAGACCAGGGGTTGTGGGAGGTTCGCGACGAGCCTCGGCACTTCATCCACTCGAAGCTGCTGTGCTGGGTGGCGTTGGACCGGGCGGTGCGCATCGCACGGGCGCGGAGGTTCGCCGCACCCGTGGGGCGCTGGGTTCGTGAGCGCGAGCTGATCCAGGAATATCTGCTCCGCGAGGGCCGACGCCTCGGGTGGTTCCCCCAGGCCGTGGGCGCGGACAGCGCGGATGCCTCGGTGTTGCAACTGCCCGCGTTGGGCTTCCTCCCCGTGGCCCACCCGCTGGTGAGCCGCACGGTGGAGGTGGTGCGCCAGCGGCTGGAGAAGGATGGGCTGCTGTACCGCTACCACTCACCGGACGGACTGAGCGGAGGGGAGGGGACCTTCCTCCTGTGCTCCTTCTGGCTGCATGACGTGCTGGTACACGCCGGAAGGAAGCAGGAGGCGGAGGAGCTGTTGCGGCACCTGTTACGGCTCTCCAATGACGTGGGCCTCTACGCGGAAGAGGCGGTGCCGAGCACGGGCGAAGCGCTCGGCAACTTCCCGCAGGCCTTCACGCACATGGCGCTGGTGGCCTCGTGCGCGCAGCTCTCCGCCGGTCGGAGGTTCCAGCTCCCCCGGCCCGGCGCGTATGACTTCGCGGACTTCGCGCTCACCTATCACCTCGGGCGGCGCTCCATCCTCATGTCCCACTTCTCAGCGGAAGCGGTGTGGTGA
- a CDS encoding MerR family transcriptional regulator has translation MSLTVSQVARLAGVSVRALHHYDEIGLLRPSGRSEAGYRLYEQRDLQQLQQVLFFKELGFALEEITRIMGDPAFDLRAALRMQRQLLTERATRVHALIGAVDAALESLEKGTVMTKEEMFEVFGDFDPSKYEDEVRERWGNTEAYKESARRTSKYAKKDWERIKAEGEQISRDLAAQLAAGKAPTDPRVMELAEQHRGYISRWFYPCSPEMHRGLGELYVNDSRFTENIDKERPGLAQFMRDAFRANSERAGG, from the coding sequence ATGTCCCTGACGGTGAGCCAGGTCGCTCGGCTGGCGGGTGTCAGTGTTCGTGCGCTGCACCACTATGACGAGATCGGCCTGCTCCGCCCCAGTGGGCGGAGCGAAGCGGGCTATCGCCTGTATGAGCAGAGGGATCTGCAGCAACTCCAGCAGGTGCTCTTCTTCAAGGAGCTGGGCTTCGCGCTGGAGGAGATCACCCGAATCATGGGCGATCCGGCCTTTGACCTCCGGGCCGCGCTGCGGATGCAGCGTCAGCTGCTCACCGAACGGGCCACCCGGGTCCATGCGCTCATCGGCGCGGTGGATGCGGCGCTCGAGTCGCTCGAGAAAGGAACGGTCATGACGAAGGAAGAGATGTTCGAGGTGTTCGGGGACTTCGATCCGTCGAAGTACGAGGACGAGGTCCGCGAGCGGTGGGGAAACACGGAGGCGTACAAGGAGTCGGCTCGGAGGACCTCGAAGTACGCCAAGAAGGACTGGGAGCGGATCAAGGCGGAGGGAGAGCAGATCTCGCGCGATCTGGCGGCGCAGTTGGCGGCCGGGAAGGCGCCGACGGATCCACGGGTGATGGAGCTGGCGGAGCAGCACCGCGGCTACATCTCGCGCTGGTTCTACCCCTGCTCGCCGGAGATGCACCGGGGGCTGGGTGAGCTCTACGTGAACGACTCGCGGTTCACGGAGAACATCGACAAGGAGCGCCCCGGGCTCGCCCAGTTCATGCGGGATGCCTTCCGCGCCAACTCCGAGCGCGCGGGCGGGTAG
- a CDS encoding TerC family protein, which produces MALETTTSNPWVALLTLSAMEIVLGVDNIVFIAILVAKLPPDKRERIRKLGIGLALIIRIGLLFALSWLMRLTEPLFTVLGEGISGRDLILLGGGLFLVAKSVHEMHSKLEGPDIEGTTQAPSAAAVGSVLAQILALDIVFSLDSVITAVGMASQLWVMVTAMIIAVGVMLIFAGRIGDFVERHPTVKILALSFLLLIGVMLVAEGLGQHINKGYIYFAMAFALVVELLNMRLRKVHKPVHLHAGTEQKVASELGR; this is translated from the coding sequence ATGGCCCTCGAAACCACGACCTCCAATCCCTGGGTTGCCCTGCTCACGCTCTCCGCGATGGAGATCGTGCTGGGCGTGGACAACATCGTCTTCATCGCCATCCTCGTGGCGAAGCTGCCCCCCGACAAGCGCGAGCGCATCCGCAAGCTGGGCATCGGCCTGGCGCTGATCATCCGCATCGGGCTGCTGTTCGCCCTCTCGTGGCTGATGCGCCTGACCGAGCCGCTCTTCACGGTGCTGGGCGAGGGCATCTCGGGAAGAGACCTCATCCTGCTGGGAGGCGGCCTGTTCCTGGTGGCCAAGTCGGTACACGAGATGCACTCCAAGCTGGAGGGCCCGGACATCGAGGGCACGACCCAGGCCCCCAGCGCGGCAGCCGTGGGCTCGGTGCTGGCGCAGATCCTCGCGCTGGACATCGTCTTCTCGCTCGACTCGGTCATCACCGCGGTGGGCATGGCCAGCCAGCTGTGGGTGATGGTCACCGCGATGATCATCGCCGTGGGCGTGATGCTGATCTTCGCCGGGAGGATCGGCGACTTCGTGGAGCGCCACCCCACCGTGAAGATCCTCGCCCTGTCCTTCCTGCTGCTCATCGGGGTGATGTTGGTGGCCGAGGGGCTCGGCCAGCACATCAACAAGGGCTACATCTACTTCGCGATGGCCTTCGCGCTGGTGGTGGAGCTGCTCAACATGCGCCTGCGCAAGGTCCACAAGCCCGTGCACCTGCACGCGGGCACCGAGCAGAAGGTGGCCAGCGAGCTGGGCCGGTAG
- a CDS encoding DUF2314 domain-containing protein, which yields MRRVSPWKASVGLGVGAGVLALVLWGCFRQSAPPASAAPGTLFAAQTSFDFVVFLPPQAVAPTPAKLGELVGQRFQSLRWVGEGRPTEPPPTVRVTEHTTREFPLPEGEMLELAVRHLSPQEQSGLAASERILLLQFTTVPPGLEAVRQAHELALELARTTGGLLWDEESGEFFSIDKWQEFRLAEWEGGEPRLARHFNSRLYTEGDGTARFVTVGMRKFGLPDLEVRHVPETLTGKVGTLINIVAQLMIEGTAVREDGTFPVALNALKLASMRERLLQQVQDGARAGVVLNLVPADPKQADRDNRLLEIRFPSEPGDSPSERPYAAITALFGGKDEIVSAPHDDALLEASSRAREELLTRLKPRFLEGLRSGERLFVKAPFDTSSGGTEWMWVHVITWEGSTIQGVLDSQPDEVPGLKAGSKVTVEEGSLFDYLLVSQDGTFEGNQTERLLIERSRQGGRGGSR from the coding sequence ATGCGTCGGGTGTCGCCGTGGAAGGCCAGCGTTGGACTGGGGGTGGGGGCGGGAGTGCTCGCGCTCGTACTCTGGGGGTGCTTCAGGCAGTCCGCCCCTCCCGCGAGTGCCGCGCCTGGGACGCTCTTCGCCGCGCAGACCTCCTTCGACTTCGTCGTCTTCCTGCCACCTCAGGCCGTCGCGCCGACTCCCGCGAAGCTGGGAGAGCTCGTTGGCCAGCGGTTCCAGTCGCTGCGGTGGGTGGGAGAGGGGAGGCCGACGGAGCCTCCGCCCACCGTGCGCGTCACGGAGCACACGACGCGAGAGTTCCCGCTTCCCGAAGGGGAGATGTTGGAGCTCGCGGTGCGCCACCTCTCACCCCAGGAGCAGTCGGGGCTGGCCGCCTCCGAGCGCATCCTGCTGCTGCAGTTCACCACGGTGCCCCCGGGGCTGGAGGCGGTGCGGCAGGCGCATGAGCTGGCGCTGGAGCTGGCGCGCACCACCGGAGGGTTGTTGTGGGATGAGGAGAGCGGCGAGTTCTTCTCCATCGACAAGTGGCAGGAGTTCCGGCTGGCGGAATGGGAGGGCGGTGAGCCGCGCCTGGCGCGCCACTTCAACTCCCGCCTGTACACGGAGGGAGACGGCACGGCCCGCTTCGTCACGGTGGGCATGCGCAAGTTCGGCTTGCCGGACCTGGAGGTGCGACACGTGCCGGAGACGCTGACGGGCAAGGTCGGCACCCTCATCAACATCGTCGCGCAGCTCATGATCGAGGGCACCGCGGTGCGGGAGGATGGCACCTTCCCCGTGGCCCTCAACGCGCTGAAGCTCGCCTCCATGCGCGAGCGCCTGCTGCAGCAGGTTCAGGACGGGGCTCGGGCAGGGGTTGTATTGAACCTGGTGCCTGCGGATCCGAAGCAGGCCGATCGGGACAACCGGTTGCTGGAGATCCGTTTCCCCTCGGAGCCCGGGGACAGTCCGTCCGAGCGCCCCTATGCGGCCATCACCGCGCTGTTCGGGGGCAAGGACGAGATCGTCTCCGCGCCGCATGACGACGCCTTGCTGGAGGCCAGCAGCCGCGCGCGCGAAGAGCTGCTCACCCGCCTCAAGCCCCGCTTCCTGGAGGGGCTGAGGTCGGGCGAGCGGCTGTTCGTGAAGGCGCCGTTCGATACGTCCTCCGGAGGGACCGAGTGGATGTGGGTCCACGTCATCACCTGGGAGGGCTCAACCATCCAAGGCGTGCTGGACAGCCAGCCGGATGAGGTGCCGGGGCTGAAGGCGGGCTCGAAGGTGACGGTGGAGGAGGGCTCGCTCTTCGACTATCTGCTGGTGAGCCAGGATGGCACCTTCGAGGGCAATCAGACGGAGCGCCTCCTGATCGAGCGCTCTCGGCAGGGCGGCAGGGGCGGCTCGCGCTAG
- a CDS encoding extracellular solute-binding protein, producing the protein MNRALPLLLLSLLMVPVLANAQTELQIWHGYRAAERAALEKAVEAFNAARASSGVKATLRAIPSDAFTDKISAAVPRGIGPDVFIFPQDRLGGWVESGNTLEPLDFFLDDAARKRFIPTTLEAMTYRGSVYGLPLNFKVLTLIYNKKLVEKPPRTTGELVSWCKKQPKQGADSACLVYPYTDFYYHAALMNAFGGRVFDPGPTPRLDAPENVKAMELLLRWVGTDRILPPEPSTALTTSLFNTGKAAMVFSGPWFLGEVSPSIDYGLAPLPTVDEAGGKPMRPWMTVEGVAVAAPSKHKEAAFDFVSFLTGPEGARIMALTGRQNPALEQAYQDPRIAKDTTLAAFRAQAEAAVPMPNVAEMTMVWSPMTTAMNAILRKASTPKAALQEAQQAVQKDVASLRRKR; encoded by the coding sequence ATGAACCGTGCTCTGCCCCTGCTCCTCCTGTCTTTGCTGATGGTTCCCGTGCTCGCGAATGCACAGACCGAGCTGCAGATCTGGCACGGCTACCGAGCAGCCGAGCGAGCAGCGCTGGAGAAGGCCGTCGAGGCCTTCAACGCGGCCCGGGCCAGCTCGGGCGTGAAGGCCACGCTGCGCGCCATTCCCTCGGATGCCTTCACGGACAAGATCAGCGCGGCCGTCCCGCGCGGCATCGGACCGGACGTCTTCATCTTCCCGCAGGATCGACTCGGGGGCTGGGTGGAGAGCGGCAACACGCTCGAGCCGCTCGACTTCTTCCTGGATGACGCCGCCCGCAAGCGCTTCATCCCCACCACGCTGGAGGCGATGACCTACCGGGGCTCCGTCTACGGGCTGCCCCTGAACTTCAAGGTCCTCACCCTCATCTACAACAAGAAGCTGGTGGAGAAGCCGCCTCGGACGACGGGCGAGCTCGTCTCCTGGTGCAAGAAGCAGCCGAAGCAGGGCGCGGACTCGGCGTGCCTCGTCTACCCGTACACCGACTTCTACTACCACGCGGCGTTGATGAACGCCTTTGGCGGCCGGGTGTTCGACCCGGGGCCTACGCCGCGCCTGGACGCGCCCGAGAACGTGAAGGCGATGGAGCTGCTGCTGCGCTGGGTGGGCACGGATCGGATCCTCCCTCCCGAGCCCTCCACGGCGCTGACCACCTCGCTGTTCAACACGGGCAAGGCGGCAATGGTGTTCTCCGGCCCCTGGTTCTTGGGAGAGGTCTCCCCGAGCATCGACTACGGGCTGGCGCCACTGCCCACGGTGGACGAGGCCGGCGGCAAGCCAATGCGGCCGTGGATGACGGTCGAGGGTGTGGCCGTGGCGGCGCCCTCCAAGCACAAGGAGGCGGCGTTCGACTTCGTGAGCTTCCTCACGGGCCCCGAGGGGGCGCGCATCATGGCGCTCACCGGGCGCCAGAACCCCGCGCTCGAGCAGGCCTACCAGGATCCGCGGATCGCCAAGGACACCACGCTCGCCGCGTTCCGCGCGCAGGCCGAGGCAGCGGTCCCCATGCCCAACGTGGCGGAGATGACGATGGTCTGGTCACCGATGACCACCGCCATGAACGCCATTCTCCGCAAAGCCTCCACTCCCAAGGCGGCGCTGCAGGAGGCGCAGCAGGCGGTCCAGAAGGACGTGGCGAGCCTGCGCCGCAAGCGCTAG
- a CDS encoding glycoside hydrolase family 88 protein, with protein MVGNRGWRRVGLLVCLLAVGPAWALEDAAIDQALRFSQQQLAQSDASLRPGTYPKSTLPGGTWRTVPATDMIGWVQGFFPGSLWSLYELTGDAAWRTRAEAWTRPLEVQRFNRQTHDLGFKFMPSYGAAYRLTGQAEFKDVLLSAAESLASRYDSRVGIIDCCDWNPDWRLPLVVDTMVNLELLFWASRNGGRPEWNDMALQHALTTLEDLVRPDGSTFHVVDYEPGTGAIRFRKTFQGHADDSTWTRGQAWAMYGFTLTYRYTRDPRMLDAARRVSDYYLSRLPLDAVPNWDFDAPTQSKDSSAAAIAASALLELHLHETDPVRKQRYREAAVRMLESLTSSAYLAIGSNSRGILLHGVGNLPAGQEVDVSLIYGDYYFLEALLRYRQQNPPVPPPQEPVPPTEPVPPQEPVPPAPPQEPPPEEPVPPEPGPSEPEGKRGGGCAAAPGAASLALGLMAFFVLRQRSRFR; from the coding sequence ATGGTGGGGAACAGGGGATGGAGGCGGGTGGGGCTCCTCGTGTGCCTGCTCGCGGTCGGGCCCGCGTGGGCGCTGGAGGATGCGGCGATAGACCAGGCGCTGCGCTTCTCGCAGCAGCAACTGGCCCAGAGCGACGCGAGCCTTCGGCCCGGGACCTATCCGAAGAGCACCTTGCCCGGTGGGACGTGGAGGACCGTTCCCGCCACGGACATGATTGGCTGGGTCCAGGGCTTCTTCCCCGGGAGCCTCTGGTCCCTGTACGAGCTGACAGGAGACGCCGCGTGGAGGACCCGGGCCGAGGCGTGGACGCGCCCGCTGGAGGTGCAGCGCTTCAACCGGCAGACGCACGATCTGGGCTTCAAGTTCATGCCCAGCTACGGGGCCGCGTACCGGCTCACGGGCCAGGCCGAGTTCAAGGATGTCCTGCTGAGCGCCGCGGAGTCCCTGGCCTCCCGGTACGACTCACGGGTGGGGATCATCGACTGCTGTGATTGGAACCCGGACTGGCGGCTGCCGCTCGTCGTCGACACGATGGTGAACCTGGAGTTGCTCTTCTGGGCCTCGCGCAACGGCGGCAGGCCCGAGTGGAACGACATGGCGCTCCAGCACGCGCTGACCACGTTGGAGGATCTCGTCCGCCCCGACGGCAGCACCTTCCATGTCGTGGACTACGAGCCCGGCACCGGCGCCATCCGCTTTCGCAAGACGTTCCAGGGCCATGCGGATGACTCCACCTGGACGCGCGGACAGGCGTGGGCCATGTACGGCTTTACGCTGACCTACCGGTACACGCGTGACCCGCGCATGCTCGACGCCGCGCGCCGCGTGTCGGACTACTACCTGAGCCGGCTGCCCTTGGACGCCGTGCCCAACTGGGACTTCGATGCGCCGACACAGTCGAAGGACTCCTCGGCCGCGGCCATCGCTGCCTCGGCGCTGCTGGAACTGCACCTCCATGAGACGGATCCGGTGCGCAAGCAGCGCTACCGAGAGGCCGCTGTCCGGATGCTGGAGAGCCTGACCTCGTCGGCCTACCTCGCCATCGGCTCCAACAGCCGCGGCATCCTCCTGCATGGCGTCGGCAACCTGCCCGCGGGGCAGGAGGTGGACGTGAGCCTCATCTACGGGGACTACTACTTCCTCGAGGCGCTGCTCCGGTACCGGCAGCAGAACCCGCCGGTGCCTCCGCCGCAGGAGCCTGTTCCGCCGACGGAGCCGGTACCTCCACAGGAGCCCGTGCCTCCAGCGCCTCCACAGGAGCCGCCACCCGAGGAGCCCGTGCCTCCGGAGCCCGGGCCATCAGAGCCGGAGGGCAAGCGCGGGGGTGGGTGCGCCGCCGCGCCCGGGGCGGCCTCGCTGGCCTTGGGCCTCATGGCCTTCTTCGTTCTGCGTCAACGCTCGCGCTTCCGGTGA